A single window of Streptomyces aquilus DNA harbors:
- a CDS encoding glycosyltransferase family 87 protein: MDIAGARRSPAGLLVTWGLTRLLLLLFVLKVYVFPGPDVTSDVSVIYQGWYDVLRTGTFPQDDVTWQYPPAAALAILSPALLPFLPYATAFFVLAFLADLVVLSLLLYGGLRPGRSLRGAWVWVVGVPLLGPTVYARYDVMVTAVAVAALLAGARHPRVMGALVGFGAMLKVWPVLLLVAARRRGVWMSAAVTAAGLAALFAVTMPGSFAFLTFQADRGTEVESLGSLVFHVARQFGWDGQVLLNYGSVEFLGPWVNVVSTAALALTGIAFGWLLLWRLVATRFEAHTTADAAFVAVLLFTTTSRVISPQYMVWLIGLAAVCLCFRASRMTVPALLVLVASFVTVLEFPVYFADVVASDRLGVTLLFLRNGLLVAATVLAAVELWRGTVSAAAEDPERAQVAQATEEPSETSVTS, from the coding sequence GTGGACATTGCGGGTGCGAGGCGGTCTCCGGCGGGACTGCTGGTGACCTGGGGCCTGACGAGGCTGTTGCTGCTCCTGTTCGTCCTGAAGGTGTACGTCTTCCCCGGCCCGGACGTCACCAGCGACGTGTCGGTGATCTACCAGGGCTGGTACGACGTGCTGCGCACCGGCACCTTCCCGCAGGACGACGTCACCTGGCAGTACCCGCCGGCCGCAGCGCTGGCGATCCTCTCCCCCGCGCTGCTGCCTTTCCTTCCGTACGCGACCGCGTTCTTCGTCCTCGCCTTCCTCGCCGACCTGGTGGTCCTCTCCCTGCTGCTGTACGGGGGCCTGCGCCCCGGCCGGAGCCTGCGCGGCGCCTGGGTATGGGTGGTGGGCGTCCCGCTGCTCGGCCCGACCGTGTACGCCCGCTACGACGTGATGGTCACCGCCGTCGCCGTGGCCGCGCTGCTCGCGGGCGCCCGGCATCCGCGGGTGATGGGCGCCCTGGTGGGCTTCGGGGCGATGCTCAAGGTGTGGCCGGTGCTGCTGCTGGTGGCCGCCCGCAGGCGCGGTGTCTGGATGTCGGCGGCGGTGACGGCGGCCGGTCTCGCGGCCCTGTTCGCGGTGACCATGCCCGGCTCCTTCGCGTTCCTGACCTTCCAGGCCGACCGGGGCACCGAGGTGGAGTCGCTGGGCTCGCTGGTCTTCCATGTGGCCCGGCAGTTCGGCTGGGACGGCCAGGTGCTGCTGAACTACGGCTCGGTGGAGTTCCTCGGCCCGTGGGTGAACGTCGTCAGCACCGCCGCGCTCGCCCTGACCGGCATCGCCTTCGGCTGGCTGCTGCTGTGGCGGCTGGTGGCGACCCGCTTCGAGGCGCACACCACGGCGGACGCGGCGTTCGTGGCGGTGCTGCTGTTCACGACCACGAGCCGGGTGATCAGCCCGCAGTACATGGTGTGGCTGATCGGCCTGGCGGCGGTCTGCCTGTGCTTCCGGGCGAGCCGGATGACGGTGCCCGCGCTGCTGGTCCTGGTGGCGTCCTTCGTGACGGTCCTGGAGTTCCCGGTCTACTTCGCCGACGTCGTCGCCAGCGACCGCCTCGGCGTCACCCTCCTCTTCCTCCGCAACGGCCTGCTCGTCGCCGCGACCGTGCTGGCGGCCGTCGAGCTGTGGCGGGGCACGGTCAGCGCGGCCGCCGAGGACCCCGAGCGGGCTCAGGTCGCGCAGGCCACGGAGGAGCCGTCGGAGACCTCGGTCACCTCCTGA
- a CDS encoding MATE family efflux transporter, with amino-acid sequence MDSHRRRLVALARPVYFSLLASVAAGIINTVWVSRLGGAAVAAVAVATNAENVLLGVALVFGSGTTVLVAHARGARDPGAVRAAVRGGWAVFGVVTPVVVAGGYLLREPLARLVLGGGAALPLAVGYFAISMPGIAVFFAQQLVDGILKGTGDTRTPMRLALLANGLILVCDPLLIHLYGVQGAAASTVLCRCVALGAGLLALRRNALLRAAAGPGVAFRRVLRTGLPMAADFTVRQGGALVLVGIVARVGVTAVAAYAIAYKVLYVATMGFYAVRQAASLHTAHLLGAGRDARRAIGREAVVVSGAFGAAAAVLFAVTAPWIMAAFGAEGGVAGEGVLFLRCVGPYLLLMACFIALGGVFEGSGGAPVLLRVTLLGTAVQLPLAYGLSGLGLPGVCLAMASAMAVQCAVVGVILGRSRRQEVTEVSDGSSVACAT; translated from the coding sequence ATGGACAGTCATCGGCGTCGGCTCGTCGCGCTCGCCCGTCCCGTCTACTTCTCGCTGCTCGCCTCCGTGGCCGCCGGGATCATCAACACCGTCTGGGTCTCCCGGCTCGGCGGAGCGGCGGTCGCGGCCGTCGCCGTGGCGACCAACGCGGAGAACGTGCTGCTGGGAGTCGCCCTGGTCTTCGGCTCGGGCACGACCGTGCTGGTCGCGCATGCCAGGGGCGCGCGGGATCCCGGGGCGGTACGGGCCGCCGTGCGCGGGGGCTGGGCGGTGTTCGGGGTGGTCACGCCGGTGGTCGTGGCGGGCGGGTATCTGCTGCGGGAGCCGCTGGCGCGGCTGGTCCTCGGCGGGGGCGCGGCGCTGCCCCTCGCCGTCGGGTACTTCGCGATATCGATGCCGGGAATCGCCGTGTTCTTCGCCCAGCAGCTGGTCGACGGGATCCTGAAGGGCACGGGGGACACCAGGACACCGATGCGGCTCGCCCTGCTCGCCAACGGACTGATCCTCGTCTGCGACCCGCTCCTCATCCACCTCTACGGCGTCCAGGGCGCCGCCGCCTCCACGGTGCTGTGCCGGTGCGTGGCGCTGGGGGCGGGACTCCTCGCCCTGCGACGGAACGCGCTGCTGAGGGCGGCCGCGGGGCCCGGGGTGGCCTTCCGGCGCGTGCTGCGCACGGGGCTGCCCATGGCCGCCGACTTCACCGTGCGGCAGGGCGGGGCGCTGGTGCTGGTCGGGATCGTGGCGCGGGTCGGGGTGACGGCGGTGGCCGCGTACGCCATCGCGTACAAGGTCCTGTACGTGGCCACCATGGGCTTCTACGCGGTCCGGCAGGCCGCCTCCCTCCACACCGCGCATCTGCTGGGCGCCGGCAGGGACGCGCGGCGGGCGATCGGGCGGGAGGCGGTCGTGGTGTCCGGCGCCTTCGGGGCGGCCGCCGCTGTGCTGTTCGCCGTGACCGCGCCCTGGATCATGGCCGCCTTCGGCGCCGAGGGCGGCGTCGCCGGCGAGGGGGTGCTGTTCCTGCGCTGCGTCGGGCCCTATCTGCTGCTGATGGCCTGCTTCATCGCGCTGGGCGGGGTCTTCGAGGGGAGCGGGGGCGCGCCGGTGCTGCTGAGGGTGACGCTGCTCGGTACGGCGGTCCAACTGCCGTTGGCGTACGGGCTGTCCGGGCTCGGGCTGCCCGGGGTGTGCCTCGCGATGGCGTCGGCGATGGCCGTGCAGTGCGCGGTGGTGGGCGTGATCCTCGGGCGGTCCCGGCGTCAGGAGGTGACCGAGGTCTCCGACGGCTCCTCCGTGGCCTGCGCGACCTGA
- a CDS encoding PadR family transcriptional regulator encodes MLELSILGFLAEEPLHGYELKERIKALSGHVRPVSDGALYPAITRLIKAGKLDEHTEPGASAAPRRTLSLTGTGRADLLERLRHPKPVEISDQVRFNTVLTFLRHLPDRREQAAVLRRRLEFLDTPTSFFYDEGRPVRAEEAADLFREGMLRVARATGEAERTWLEEAIERLSRAESADSPATGP; translated from the coding sequence GTGCTGGAGCTGTCGATCCTGGGCTTCCTGGCCGAAGAGCCCTTGCACGGCTATGAGTTGAAGGAGCGCATCAAGGCGCTCAGCGGTCATGTCCGCCCGGTCAGCGACGGCGCGCTCTATCCGGCCATCACCCGGCTGATCAAGGCGGGCAAGCTCGACGAGCACACCGAGCCGGGCGCGAGCGCGGCCCCGCGGCGCACGCTCTCCCTCACCGGCACGGGCCGTGCGGACCTCCTGGAGCGCCTGCGCCATCCCAAGCCGGTGGAGATCTCCGACCAGGTCCGCTTCAACACGGTCCTGACGTTCCTGCGGCACCTCCCGGACCGCCGCGAACAGGCCGCGGTGCTCCGCCGCCGCCTGGAGTTCCTCGACACGCCCACGAGCTTCTTCTACGACGAGGGCAGACCCGTGCGCGCGGAGGAGGCGGCGGACCTGTTCCGGGAGGGCATGCTGCGGGTCGCGCGGGCGACCGGGGAGGCGGAACGCACCTGGCTGGAGGAGGCCATCGAGCGGCTCAGCCGAGCTGAGTCCGCAGATAGTCCCGCCACTGGGCCGTGA